A single Pantoea rwandensis DNA region contains:
- the sseA gene encoding 3-mercaptopyruvate sulfurtransferase — translation MTAPLFVSADWLKEHYTDETLQVLDARMLPPGQEAVRDIQAEYLAGHLPDAPFFNIEGLSDHTSAYPHMMPRPEAFAVAMRELGVNQDKHLVVYDEGNLFSAPRAWWMLRAFGCVNVSILAGGLQGWKAAGFENASGPVDLPEGEFEAHYDQGLVKRLTDVLLISHEGGAQIVDARAANRFNAEVDEPRPGLLRGHIPNSLNMPWNNLVVSGELKPAAELRDLFEKAGIKLDQPIVASCGSGVTAVVVILALTSLGVRDVTLYDGSWGEWGSRDDLPIEK, via the coding sequence ATGACAGCTCCCCTGTTTGTCTCTGCCGATTGGTTAAAAGAGCATTACACCGATGAAACGTTGCAGGTTTTAGATGCGCGCATGTTGCCGCCAGGTCAGGAAGCGGTTCGCGATATTCAGGCGGAATATCTGGCAGGGCATTTACCGGATGCGCCGTTCTTCAATATCGAAGGCTTGTCCGATCACACCAGCGCATATCCACATATGATGCCGCGCCCGGAAGCTTTTGCCGTGGCGATGCGCGAACTGGGGGTCAATCAGGATAAACATCTGGTGGTGTATGACGAGGGCAATCTGTTCTCCGCGCCCCGTGCATGGTGGATGCTGCGCGCCTTTGGCTGCGTCAATGTGTCGATTCTGGCGGGCGGTTTGCAGGGCTGGAAAGCGGCAGGTTTTGAAAACGCTTCGGGCCCGGTTGATCTGCCGGAAGGCGAATTTGAAGCCCATTACGACCAGGGTTTGGTGAAGCGCCTGACCGATGTGCTGTTGATCAGCCATGAAGGCGGCGCACAAATCGTTGATGCCCGTGCCGCCAATCGCTTCAATGCGGAAGTGGATGAGCCTCGCCCCGGTCTACTGCGCGGACATATCCCGAATAGCCTGAATATGCCGTGGAACAATCTGGTGGTAAGCGGCGAACTGAAACCAGCGGCTGAACTGCGCGATTTGTTTGAAAAAGCAGGTATTAAACTGGATCAGCCCATTGTCGCCAGCTGTGGTTCGGGTGTGACGGCGGTGGTAGTGATTCTGGCGCTAACGTCGCTGGGCGTGCGTGACGTCACGCTGTATGACGGCTCATGGGGCGAATGGGGCAGCCGTGACGATTTACCGATTGAGAAGTAA
- the pepB gene encoding aminopeptidase PepB, producing MTTQPMTITLSSQAADARWGEKALLSSTESGMTLHLTGADALMSIQRAGRKLDGQGIRHVALSGEEWDLEKCWAFWQGYRSPKGKRQVEWPALSENDQTEFDRRLKIVDWVRDTINLPAEDLSPEQLAHSAIDLISEVGGDAVSYRITKGEDLREQGYAGIHTVGRGSTRAPVLLALDFNPSGDENAPVYACLVGKGITFDTGGYSLKQSAFMDSMKSDMGGAATVTGALALAISRGLTKRVKLFLCCADNMVSGNAFRLGDIIRYRNGKTVEVMNTDAEGRLVLADGLIDASEQNPELLIDAATLTGAAKTALGNDYHALFTFDDVLAESLLGSATGENEAFWRLPLAEFHRSHLPSNFADLNNIASPAHAAGASSAAAFLSHFVSKYQQGWLHIDCSATYRKSAVDQWSAGATGLGVRTIANLLLK from the coding sequence ATGACAACACAACCGATGACGATTACGCTCAGCTCCCAGGCCGCCGATGCGCGCTGGGGTGAAAAAGCACTGCTGAGCAGCACTGAAAGTGGCATGACCCTTCACCTGACTGGCGCCGATGCGCTGATGAGCATCCAGCGCGCAGGGCGCAAGCTGGACGGTCAGGGGATCCGCCACGTCGCACTGAGCGGCGAAGAGTGGGATTTGGAAAAATGCTGGGCATTCTGGCAAGGCTATCGCAGCCCGAAAGGCAAACGCCAGGTAGAGTGGCCAGCATTAAGCGAAAACGATCAGACAGAATTTGATCGTCGTCTTAAAATCGTTGACTGGGTACGTGACACCATCAACCTGCCTGCGGAAGACCTCAGCCCGGAACAACTGGCGCACAGCGCGATCGATTTGATCAGCGAAGTGGGCGGTGACGCAGTGAGCTATCGCATCACCAAAGGCGAAGATCTGCGCGAGCAGGGTTATGCGGGTATTCACACCGTGGGCCGTGGTTCAACCCGCGCACCTGTGCTGCTGGCGCTCGACTTCAACCCAAGCGGCGATGAAAATGCGCCGGTATACGCTTGCCTGGTCGGCAAAGGCATTACCTTTGATACCGGTGGTTACAGCCTGAAGCAGAGCGCGTTTATGGATTCGATGAAATCCGACATGGGCGGTGCAGCGACGGTGACTGGCGCGCTGGCGTTGGCGATTTCACGTGGCCTGACCAAACGTGTGAAGCTGTTCCTGTGCTGTGCAGACAACATGGTGAGCGGTAACGCGTTCCGTCTCGGTGACATCATTCGCTATCGCAACGGCAAGACCGTTGAAGTGATGAACACTGATGCGGAAGGACGTCTGGTGCTGGCCGATGGCCTGATTGATGCCAGCGAGCAAAATCCTGAGTTACTGATCGATGCAGCAACTCTGACGGGTGCAGCGAAAACGGCGCTGGGCAACGATTATCACGCCCTGTTTACCTTTGACGATGTCCTGGCGGAATCACTGCTGGGTAGTGCAACCGGTGAAAATGAAGCCTTCTGGCGCCTGCCACTGGCTGAATTCCACCGCAGCCATCTGCCTTCAAACTTTGCCGATTTGAACAACATCGCGAGTCCGGCACATGCAGCCGGTGCCAGCAGTGCGGCGGCGTTCCTTTCTCACTTTGTGAGCAAGTATCAGCAGGGCTGGCTGCACATTGACTGTTCTGCGACTTACCGTAAAAGCGCGGTGGATCAATGGTCAGCCGGTGCAACCGGTCTGGGTGTGCGTACCATCGCCAATCTGTTACTGAAATAA
- the suhB gene encoding inositol-1-monophosphatase encodes MHPMLNIAVRAARKAGNLIAKNYETPDAVEASQKGSNDFVTNVDRDAERLIVEVIRKSYPQHSIITEESGELAGDDQDIQWVIDPLDGTTNFIKRLPHFSVSIAVRIKGRTEVAVVYDPMRNELFTAVRGQGAQLNGYRLRGSTARDLDGTILATGFPFKLKQHATPYINIVGKLFTQCADFRRTGSAALDLAYVAAGRVDGFFEIGLKPWDFAAGELLVREAGGLVTDFTGNHGYMMSGNIVAGNPRVVKAMLATMREELSEALKR; translated from the coding sequence ATGCATCCGATGCTCAACATCGCCGTGCGCGCAGCGCGCAAGGCCGGAAATTTAATTGCCAAGAATTATGAAACCCCGGACGCTGTCGAAGCCAGCCAGAAAGGCAGCAACGACTTCGTTACCAATGTTGACCGCGACGCAGAACGTCTGATTGTCGAAGTGATTCGCAAATCCTACCCGCAGCACTCCATTATCACCGAAGAAAGCGGTGAACTGGCGGGTGACGATCAGGACATTCAATGGGTAATCGATCCGCTGGATGGCACCACCAACTTCATTAAACGTTTACCCCACTTCTCAGTTTCAATCGCAGTGCGCATCAAAGGCCGCACCGAAGTGGCTGTGGTTTACGATCCAATGCGTAACGAACTGTTCACCGCTGTACGCGGCCAGGGCGCACAGCTGAACGGCTACCGTCTGCGTGGCAGCACCGCGCGCGATCTGGATGGCACCATCCTCGCGACCGGCTTCCCGTTCAAGCTGAAGCAGCACGCTACCCCTTACATCAACATCGTCGGCAAACTGTTTACCCAGTGTGCAGATTTCCGTCGCACCGGTTCTGCTGCGCTGGATCTGGCTTACGTGGCCGCTGGCCGAGTGGACGGTTTCTTCGAGATCGGCCTGAAGCCATGGGATTTCGCCGCAGGAGAACTGCTGGTGCGCGAAGCGGGCGGCCTGGTGACAGATTTCACCGGCAACCACGGTTACATGATGTCAGGTAACATCGTTGCAGGTAACCCACGCGTTGTGAAAGCCATGCTGGCGACCATGCGTGAAGAACTGAGCGAAGCGCTGAAGCGCTAA
- the trmJ gene encoding tRNA (cytosine(32)/uridine(32)-2'-O)-methyltransferase TrmJ, whose translation MLQNIRIVLVETSHTGNMGSVARAMKTMGLTNLYLVNPLVKPDSQAISLAAGASDVIGDAKIVDTLDEAIAGCSLVVGTSARSRSLPWPMLDSRECGIKSVEEGQQAPVALVFGRERVGLTNEELQKCHYHVAIQANPEYSSLNLAMAVQIIAYEVRMAWLEAQEQANPQPQEEESPYPLVDDLERFYQHIEKMMLDSGFIREGTPSQVMSKLRRLYTRARPERDELNILRGMLASFQKPKGDKGNS comes from the coding sequence ATGCTGCAAAATATCCGAATCGTACTGGTAGAAACCTCGCACACTGGCAACATGGGCTCTGTCGCTCGCGCCATGAAAACCATGGGCTTAACCAATCTTTATCTGGTCAATCCGCTGGTCAAACCTGACTCGCAGGCCATCTCTCTTGCCGCCGGCGCCAGCGATGTGATTGGCGATGCAAAAATCGTGGACACGCTGGACGAAGCGATTGCGGGCTGTAGCCTGGTTGTCGGCACCAGCGCACGTTCCCGTTCGCTGCCCTGGCCGATGCTGGATTCACGTGAATGCGGTATCAAAAGCGTGGAAGAGGGCCAGCAGGCACCAGTGGCTTTAGTCTTTGGTCGTGAACGCGTGGGCCTGACCAACGAAGAGTTGCAGAAGTGCCACTATCACGTCGCCATTCAAGCGAATCCGGAATACAGCTCGCTGAACCTGGCGATGGCAGTGCAGATCATCGCTTATGAAGTGCGTATGGCATGGCTGGAGGCGCAGGAACAGGCCAATCCTCAGCCGCAAGAAGAAGAGTCACCGTATCCGTTAGTGGACGATCTGGAGCGCTTCTATCAACACATCGAGAAGATGATGCTGGACAGCGGCTTTATCCGCGAAGGCACCCCGAGCCAGGTGATGAGTAAACTGCGTCGTCTTTATACTCGCGCGCGCCCGGAACGTGATGAACTTAATATCCTGCGCGGTATGCTGGCTTCGTTCCAAAAGCCTAAAGGTGATAAGGGTAATAGTTGA
- the iscR gene encoding Fe-S cluster assembly transcriptional regulator IscR yields the protein MRLTSKGRYAVTAMLDVALHSNEGPVPLADISERQGISLSYLEQLFSRLRKHGLVASVRGPGGGYLLGKDAGAIAVGAVITAVDESVDATKCQGKEGCQGGERCLTHVLWRDLSERISEFLNNITLAELVNNQEILDVADRQNMTDNRRFQQHRMQETINVNLRA from the coding sequence ATGAGACTGACATCCAAAGGACGTTATGCCGTAACCGCTATGCTGGACGTTGCACTGCACTCAAACGAGGGCCCGGTGCCGCTGGCTGATATTTCTGAGCGTCAGGGCATTTCGCTCTCCTATCTGGAGCAGTTATTCTCACGTCTGCGTAAGCACGGTTTAGTGGCCAGCGTTCGTGGTCCGGGCGGTGGTTATCTGTTAGGTAAAGATGCCGGCGCGATTGCGGTTGGCGCGGTGATCACGGCGGTTGACGAATCTGTTGATGCCACCAAATGCCAGGGCAAAGAAGGCTGCCAGGGCGGTGAGCGCTGCCTGACTCACGTCCTGTGGCGTGATCTGAGTGAGCGCATCAGCGAATTCCTCAACAACATTACGCTGGCTGAATTGGTGAACAACCAGGAAATTCTGGATGTGGCTGACCGTCAGAACATGACCGACAACCGTCGCTTCCAGCAGCACCGTATGCAGGAAACCATTAACGTTAATCTGCGTGCTTAA
- the sseB gene encoding enhanced serine sensitivity protein SseB, whose translation MSNRLEEVLKLAATEPAHRPEFFQLLLESDIWVPGESPAEQFDATSPVELQHWEKEGGGSVIPFFTSEEAMGEAIKEEQPYLRLPARTLFEMTLGESLFLNPKLPAGKEFSPGEIAHLIGEEGSALSQQTVLEGGYALLLSEVAEPPAQMIDSLTQLFAKYKQVRRAYIASIRESATEEPNLLIGIEADSNIEEIIQAAGSVATDTLADDAPVDICEVVSEEKGVSHFFTAHITPFYERRWGSFLRDFKGSQRII comes from the coding sequence ATGAGCAATCGTCTTGAAGAGGTGCTGAAGCTGGCCGCCACCGAGCCTGCGCACCGTCCGGAATTCTTTCAACTGCTGCTGGAATCTGACATTTGGGTGCCAGGTGAAAGTCCTGCAGAGCAGTTCGATGCCACCTCACCTGTGGAATTACAGCATTGGGAAAAAGAGGGCGGCGGCAGTGTTATCCCGTTCTTCACCTCAGAAGAAGCAATGGGGGAAGCGATTAAAGAAGAGCAGCCTTACCTGCGCCTGCCCGCGCGCACGCTGTTCGAAATGACCCTGGGTGAGAGCCTATTCCTCAATCCTAAGCTGCCCGCCGGGAAAGAGTTTTCACCGGGTGAGATTGCCCATTTGATCGGTGAAGAGGGCAGTGCGCTGAGTCAGCAAACGGTACTGGAAGGGGGCTATGCGCTGCTTCTGTCGGAAGTGGCTGAACCACCCGCACAGATGATTGATTCACTGACGCAGCTGTTTGCCAAGTATAAACAGGTACGTCGTGCTTATATTGCCAGCATTCGTGAGAGCGCCACGGAAGAACCCAATTTGCTGATCGGTATCGAAGCGGATAGCAATATCGAGGAGATCATTCAGGCGGCAGGCAGCGTGGCAACCGATACGCTGGCAGATGATGCACCGGTTGATATCTGTGAAGTGGTGAGTGAGGAGAAAGGTGTCAGCCACTTCTTTACCGCGCACATCACGCCTTTTTATGAACGTCGTTGGGGGAGTTTCCTGCGCGACTTCAAAGGCAGTCAGCGGATTATTTAA
- a CDS encoding IscS subfamily cysteine desulfurase: MKLPIYLDYAATTPADPRVATKMMQFLTLDGTFGNPASRSHRFGWQAEEAVDVARNQIAELVNADPREIVFTSGATEADNLAIKGAAQFHQARGKHVITSQTEHKAVLDSCQQLEREGFDVTYLQPGSDGIITPAMLEAALRDDTVLVSLMHVNNETGVIQDIAALGALCRARDILFHVDATQSVGKLPIDVAVLPVDLMSFSAHKLYGPKGIGALWVRRKPKLQIDAQMHGGGHERGMRSGTLPVHQIVGMGEAYRIAREEMSSEMARLSAMRERLWRGISRLENVKINGSLEQGAPNILNLSFAQVEGESLIMALKDLALSSGSACTSASLEPSYVLRAMGVEQELAHSSLRFSLGRFTTEEEIDYAIELVNKAVSRLRAFTPATSR; encoded by the coding sequence ATGAAATTACCGATTTACCTGGATTACGCAGCGACAACGCCTGCCGATCCGCGTGTCGCCACCAAAATGATGCAGTTCCTCACTTTGGATGGCACCTTCGGTAACCCCGCTTCCCGTTCTCACCGTTTTGGCTGGCAGGCTGAAGAAGCCGTTGATGTGGCGCGCAATCAGATTGCTGAGCTGGTCAACGCCGATCCGCGTGAAATCGTTTTTACTTCCGGTGCCACTGAAGCTGACAACCTCGCCATCAAAGGTGCGGCTCAATTCCATCAGGCACGCGGCAAACACGTCATTACCAGTCAAACTGAGCACAAAGCGGTGCTGGATAGCTGTCAGCAACTGGAGCGTGAAGGTTTCGACGTCACTTATCTGCAACCCGGCAGTGATGGCATTATTACGCCTGCAATGCTGGAAGCTGCGCTGCGCGACGATACCGTGCTGGTTTCCCTGATGCATGTGAACAACGAAACCGGCGTGATTCAGGATATTGCTGCGCTCGGCGCCTTGTGCCGAGCGCGTGACATTCTGTTCCATGTTGACGCCACCCAGAGTGTTGGAAAGCTGCCAATTGATGTCGCCGTACTGCCGGTGGATCTGATGTCGTTTTCAGCGCATAAGCTGTACGGCCCAAAAGGCATTGGTGCGCTGTGGGTGCGTCGTAAACCGAAACTGCAGATCGATGCGCAGATGCATGGTGGTGGACACGAGCGCGGGATGCGTTCCGGTACGTTACCGGTGCATCAGATTGTTGGCATGGGCGAAGCGTACCGTATCGCACGTGAAGAGATGAGCAGTGAAATGGCTCGTCTGTCGGCTATGCGCGAACGTCTGTGGCGCGGTATCAGCCGCTTAGAGAATGTGAAGATTAACGGTTCGCTTGAGCAGGGCGCACCGAATATTTTGAACCTCAGTTTTGCTCAGGTTGAGGGTGAATCCTTGATCATGGCGCTGAAAGATCTGGCGCTGTCATCGGGTTCTGCCTGTACCTCGGCCAGTCTCGAACCCTCTTATGTATTGCGCGCCATGGGTGTTGAGCAGGAACTGGCACACAGTTCACTGCGCTTCTCGCTGGGGCGTTTCACCACCGAAGAGGAAATTGACTACGCCATTGAGCTGGTCAATAAAGCGGTCAGCCGTTTACGGGCATTCACGCCCGCCACGTCCCGCTAA